The nucleotide sequence CCTTTCTCGACGGGAACCTCCTTGCCAAGCTCCGGAAAGAATATACCCTTCCCCTGGATACAGACCCAGAAGTCATCACCAGCCGGATGCTCATGCGCCTTGACCTCCTGTCCAGGCTTCACAAGCCAGACCGAACCGCTCGTCGAATCCGTTGTATAGAAGACCGTCTTTGTCGCCTTGTCGCCTGCCTTCGCCACCTCGTGAATCTTCCAATGGCGCGTAGAAAAATCCTTGGTTACTTCCATCCTTTCCGAACCTCCTCTTTCTGCTTAAATAATCCTTCTATGTTTGGTATCGCTACAGATATAAACTGTCTTGATACCAAAATGAATATACTCACTGCAATACCCTTTACAGATACGGCGCCGGATTCACAGGCTCACCGTGGATGCGGACTTCATAATGCACATGTGGCCCTGTAGAAAATCCCGTGCTGCCCATATAGGCGATAATCTGACCGCGTCGCACATGCTGACCTGTGCGCACGACGATGGATTGTGCGTGTCCGTAACGCGTCATGATACCATTCCCATGATCGATGTCAACCTTATTGCCATAGCCGCCAGCATTCCAGCCGGCGTCTGTCACCACGCCATCGGCTGTCGCTACGATCGGCGTGCCGAAGTCGTTGGCGATGTCGATACCTGGATGGAAATCCGAACCATTCCAACGCAGGCCAAAGGGTG is from Selenomonas sputigena ATCC 35185 and encodes:
- a CDS encoding cupin domain-containing protein; translation: MEVTKDFSTRHWKIHEVAKAGDKATKTVFYTTDSTSGSVWLVKPGQEVKAHEHPAGDDFWVCIQGKGIFFPELGKEVPVEKGDLIITGKGTCHGLRNTGEEDFIFVSIVAPVPPGYKEL